In Thermosulfurimonas sp. F29, the sequence TGGGCAACCATTACGTTTTCGCCTATCGGTTTCTTTTCCCCTTGATGCGCGATCCCGAAAAGCCGGCCCGAACCGACTCCGAAGACTCCGCGCGCCGGCTTCAAGCCCTGCGTGCCTTCCAGGAAGACATGATGGAAAGCCTTGTCATTTTCGACGAGGCGCACTACCTGGAAAAAGCCATAGCGAGGCTCTTCACGCGCGAAATCTCCCTCAAGCAGCTTGCGGCGGATGCCGAAACGCTTGAGAAGCGTCTTGACGCCCTGAGCGGTTCCTACGCTTCCTCCCTCAAGCACCTTGCGGCCGCCCAACCGGAAATCGCCGAAGCGAGACAACGGTTTCTCGAAACAATGACGCTTTTCACCGCGGAGCTGCGCGGCCTTCGCCACGACGACTGGCAAAACTGGCTCAAGATCGTCCGAGGCGAAATCCCCGAAAAGCTTCCCGTCTGGGAAACGTTTTGCAGCTGTCTGGGCGACCGCTTGGACGAACTCGTCCGTCTATCCAACGAACTGAAAGTCGCCTGGCATGAGATACAACGACAGATACGAACCAAAACCACCGCGTCGCTTTCCGTTCTGGAGCGCCAGATCGAGCTTTTCTTCGAGCACACCCCGGCCTGGCGGCGCTTGCAGCGTTCTCTCCAATACTGGTCCGCCATTCAACGCCTCACCAACGCCCCGGACAAACAAACGGAAAATTACGCGGTGGATTTTTCGGCCACCCGACTGGCCCTTGTGCCCATTCGGGTGGCTCACGTGTTGCAGCAATCCTCACGCTGGCAACAGCTCCCCAAAAGCTTTGTTTCCGCTACCCTGTCGGACGGACGACGCCATCAGCCCTTCCGCTTCTTCGTGAAGTCCCTCGGGCTGGACGAAAACCGGGTGCTTTCGGTGCGACTCGCTTCGCCTTTCCCATACGCCGAGTGCGCCGTGCTTTATGTGCCGCAGGACGCCCCCGATCCCTCCGCGGATGAGGAAGCCTGGAAGATATGGATGCTCGAAGAAGCGGAACGCCTCGTTCGGCTCACCAGGGGAGGCGCTTTGATCCTCGCCTCCTCCTGGAAGGACTTGGAAATTCTCGCCGAACACCTCAAGAAAACCCTGGGGAAGTCCCTGCCCATCCTGGTGCAGGGCGAACGGACCAGCGCTTCCATCCGACAGGAGTTCCTTCGCTCCGACCGCGTGGTGGCCATCGGCACGGAAACCTTCTGGCAGGGGTTCGACGTGCCGGGTCTGAACCTGCGCCAGGTGATCATCACCCGTCTGCCCTTCATGCCGCCCGACGACCCGATCGTGCGCAAGCTGATCGAAAACGAACGCCGCCGCTTGCAGGCTCGGTCCGGCGTGGCAAGCGCCCTTCTCGACGACGAAAAAATCTCCCTCAAAATCTTCAGCGAATTCCAGCTGCCGCGGGCCGTGCTCCTCTTCAAACAGGGGTTCGGACGACTCATCCGTACCGAGCAGGACCGCGGCGTGGTGAGCGTGCTCGACCCGCGCATCCTGACCCGCCGCTACGGACAAAGATTCCTGGACGTCCTGCCCGGCGAACTCCCCCTGGCCGTTTCTTTTGAGGAACTGAAACAGGACGTGCAACGCCTCTTCCCAACCCTTTCCAAAACGAGAAGAATGACGGGGAGGCTTGAACCATGGGAGAAATCGTGACGAGCAAACCCTTCAAGGTGAAGGCCGACGAGGTGAACGTACTGGCGCGCCTGGTGCGTGCCATCTCTCAACAGGAAGGTGTGCGCAATGTCTTCGTGCACCTGGAAGACGTAAGCCGCAACGGAAACAGGAATCCCGTGATCACGGTGCGACTGGTCTCTTTCTACCCGGAAAGCGATCACCTTAGACAGGCCACAGAACGACTCATAAAGAAAATCGTTCACCGTTTCGTCGAAACTCGAAAACCGCGCCTCCGCCGCACCGTCGAACTCGGAAGATGAAGCACATACAGCAACACGGTGCAAGCTTCGTTCCGCGTGCCATTCTTCTGCTGGTGCTCATAGTGTGGTTGCTTGCTCCGTTTCTTCCCGGAGAATCGTGGGCTTTTAGGTGTCCCTTCTGGGTGAAGGTGAAAAGTGTTTCCGGGGGTGCAGCCTCTAAGATCGCTCGTCAGGTGCTGATTCGCTTCCGCGAACTGTGGCGCGAAAAAGCCGAGTTCTTTCTGCGCCAATGGCTGGAAAAAGAAGCGCCCTTTTTTGCCAACCTGTGGGAGCACTACCAGATGCTTCCTCCGACCTTTCGCGTCCCCTTGAACGTGACCGAAGCCCGCGCACCCGATGCCGAAGTGCGGTGGCGCAACCTCCTCACCCGCGCGGAAACCGAAGCCTCCCGGCTGAACCTCGGAGGCTGGTCGGATTCCTTCGATGCGGATCCCCTCCCCGGCTACGCATCGTCCTCCTCGTCATCCGGCCTCCGTGCCTTCGTCGAAGACGCTCAAGCGGGACGCATCGACTACCGCCGCCTGATCGTCGAAGTGCTGCCCGCCCCCCCTGAAACGAAAAACTCTTCCCGCGAAGCCGTGGAACACCACCTGCGGGAGATCGCCCTTCTGCTGGGTCCCACACCGGCCGACCCGCGT encodes:
- a CDS encoding ATP-dependent DNA helicase yields the protein MTLEELMKIVLTDLGYAERREQIQAAHFLTVPCCRSENPPDKNAAFPLRFDSAVEAGTGVGKTLAYLIPALGARFGLLDETVWLDPDHPRLIPRMFDLDRETALGRIPENETPSAVRMRIFQPRQIFVFTATKMLQDQILNHELPRLQRIFQERFNVHFTYAKLVGRKNYLCRARMRRFVEEARKTPQLFAELDTLRRTLETILAQPDTQTLEEAEAHLRSRNLKQEAAALKDLADDDQAPIFPPSSSSDCGGKPECQKCRYHQEIKQSAIADVVVGNHYVFAYRFLFPLMRDPEKPARTDSEDSARRLQALRAFQEDMMESLVIFDEAHYLEKAIARLFTREISLKQLAADAETLEKRLDALSGSYASSLKHLAAAQPEIAEARQRFLETMTLFTAELRGLRHDDWQNWLKIVRGEIPEKLPVWETFCSCLGDRLDELVRLSNELKVAWHEIQRQIRTKTTASLSVLERQIELFFEHTPAWRRLQRSLQYWSAIQRLTNAPDKQTENYAVDFSATRLALVPIRVAHVLQQSSRWQQLPKSFVSATLSDGRRHQPFRFFVKSLGLDENRVLSVRLASPFPYAECAVLYVPQDAPDPSADEEAWKIWMLEEAERLVRLTRGGALILASSWKDLEILAEHLKKTLGKSLPILVQGERTSASIRQEFLRSDRVVAIGTETFWQGFDVPGLNLRQVIITRLPFMPPDDPIVRKLIENERRRLQARSGVASALLDDEKISLKIFSEFQLPRAVLLFKQGFGRLIRTEQDRGVVSVLDPRILTRRYGQRFLDVLPGELPLAVSFEELKQDVQRLFPTLSKTRRMTGRLEPWEKS